In a genomic window of Thermodesulfovibrionia bacterium:
- a CDS encoding IS3 family transposase (programmed frameshift), producing the protein MELPRTQYSQEFRKESVKFFKESGLTLVEAAKRLSLPKGTLKNWVYADKRGELAAVGKHQKPLTELELELSRVKRELAEVKMERDFIKKLCDVFRQGVTVRYGLIELMRRSYPIALMCRVLNVSESGFHTQRTRPLCNRKRENTRLEVEILAAHQRTRETYSAKRLHLDLADHGVQTTPYRVRTLRKKLGLRYKQKLKFKATTDSKHNLPVAPNILNREFAVNAPGKVWVSDITYIPTDEGWLYLAGIKDLFNGELVGYAMNERMTKRLVIQALFRATASKHPDKGLIAHSDRGGQYCAHDYQNLLQQFGMIASMSRKGDCYDNAPMESFWGILKTELVHHRRFKTRQQAIQEITEYIEIFYNRQRMQERLGYLSPAQFTQRYYANLAAA; encoded by the exons ATGGAATTACCGCGCACCCAATATAGTCAGGAATTTCGGAAGGAATCAGTTAAGTTTTTCAAAGAAAGTGGATTGACTCTGGTTGAAGCTGCGAAACGACTGTCGTTACCCAAGGGGACACTAAAGAACTGGGTTTATGCTGACAAACGGGGAGAACTCGCTGCAGTAGGCAAGCATCAGAAGCCGCTGACTGAACTTGAGTTAGAGCTATCCAGAGTTAAACGAGAATTAGCAGAAGTGAAGATGGAGCGTGACTTTATAAAAAAGT TGTGCGACGTATTTCGCCAAGGAGTCACGGTGAGATACGGTCTGATTGAATTGATGCGACGAAGCTATCCGATTGCGCTCATGTGTCGAGTACTTAATGTTTCCGAGAGCGGTTTTCATACCCAAAGAACTCGCCCGCTTTGTAACCGTAAGCGGGAGAATACAAGACTGGAAGTAGAAATACTGGCTGCACACCAACGTACACGAGAGACCTACAGTGCGAAGCGTCTGCATCTTGATTTGGCAGATCACGGAGTACAAACCACACCATATCGCGTTCGAACATTGCGCAAGAAGTTGGGTTTGCGTTATAAGCAAAAGTTAAAATTCAAGGCGACGACCGATTCTAAACATAATTTACCGGTTGCGCCCAATATTCTGAACCGGGAATTTGCTGTTAATGCACCTGGTAAAGTATGGGTCAGTGACATCACTTATATTCCTACGGATGAGGGCTGGTTGTACTTGGCTGGAATAAAAGATCTATTTAATGGCGAACTGGTGGGCTATGCCATGAATGAGAGAATGACAAAGAGACTGGTTATACAAGCATTATTTCGTGCAACTGCAAGTAAACATCCGGATAAGGGGCTAATTGCTCACTCAGATCGAGGTGGCCAATACTGTGCGCATGATTACCAGAATCTATTACAGCAATTTGGCATGATCGCTTCCATGAGTCGCAAAGGTGATTGCTATGATAATGCTCCGATGGAAAGCTTCTGGGGGATACTTAAAACCGAACTGGTGCATCATCGGAGATTCAAAACACGGCAACAAGCCATTCAGGAGATTACCGAATATATCGAAATCTTCTATAACAGGCAG